CCAATGAAGATCAAAGCATCCTTCTGTTCAGTTTTATAGTATCACATAAAGTCCAAAACTCCACGTCAAGGACTGAAGAACAAAGAAAATATCTACTCTCTTTAGAACCACTTCTTCCTTCAATGGTTCAGCAGTAACTAAATCAGTGGAGTATTAAACAACTTAACTAGTCACACGAGAAAGTGGATTGAGAACCTGGATTTGTGAATGGCTTTCCCCTTTCATTTGCAGAACCAGAAGGTTCAGAGTATTGAGCCTCTTTCCTGCATAAATCAAACAACCATCTGAAAAATGCATACAGGGACCAAGATTCTTTTTCCCTTTAAATCATATGTGGAAATTTGATGGATACAGTGGCGAAGCCAGAAAGTTTTATAGGGGTGTTTAgatttgaaagaaataaacaaaatTCCGGACAAGAGTGttcaatatatattttatatatctaAAATCAATACATGGTCTAATTTTTCGTAACGACCAACCTTAGCAAAAGGTGGCTCGCCGTGATTGATTGGCCGTTCATCTAAATAGAGATTAATATATAGTCTATACTTTATCCTAAACTTGCACGAAAAATTCCTTTTACACACATTTTTATTGCAGGTACTTCAATTTGTGAAAAGTGGAATTATTACCCCTATCAGGCTTAGAGAACAACAAAGTCAAGCACGTGAAGAAcggtaaaaaaaaaaacttgtatCTGAGACCCTATTTGAATGCCACGTGTCCGACAAATTGCCTGTCACCCGGTTTTTTGCACCAGATTGAAGAGAGATATGGTGTGGGGTTTACCCATGACGACAATTATGAATGTCATTAGGAACAAAGCCAAATGGGTTGTTGATACAGTCCCTTTTATATacctttttaaaattttttatacTATTGTTAATTGACAATTTATAGAATCAGAGCTTTGATCTTGCCTCAAACTTTGTAAAATGTTTTAATAATGTGGACCCAAAGAGATCTATTTTGCTGATCTCTTTCCACCGACTAGCTCTCTCCCCCAATCTTATACTCGAATTTCTGATGAACATTCAGTCATAGCAGCCACTTTATTCTTAATTTCAACCTTTAAAACTTAAATAAGCATTCTCGTAATCATTAATTATTTATATTATTGCTGTTTGCATTCTCATGTGACTGTTTTATTAGGATGTGTTATTGAGGTCTAGTGgcaaagtgaaaaaaaaaagatatccgCGGATATTATTCACTAAAGAAtgagttggataatgaactttttgaCTATGAGTCATGAATAAgatccatattatccacttaaaaaTAGATAACCAATGAGTTTAAAGTCACATTTGCAAAGATTCAAATTGGGATTCCTCAAGTTTTGAGAGAGTAGTAATTCTCCCAAgagatcatattcaagaagtcataGATAATATGTACATCTATATTATCTGTAGGTGAACTCATTTTCTATCCATATTAAATATGGATCGGATCGGATAATTTATTTGTTCTTTGTATTTCTCATTTTCGACCTGCTCATATCCGACCAGAACCGCCCGTTTGCCACCGTTGTTAAGGGGTAAGCTTTTGAATATTTGAGGTTTTGAACAGTTGAAACCATTATCTGGATTATTGAACCGTATGAAAGATTTAGATGATGTAACGCCTGGAGCTGACTTCACAAGTGTTCCGGACTCTTAATTAGCATTCATCGATTTGGTTCTCATTTTCTTTTACACTGATTTTCCCGGAGAGTAAGTTATTTGTTGCTTCCTCTTTGGAGCAATCATTAAGCATTCAATGAGATAGTGGGAAGAAGAGAAAAGCAAAATTTCCTGCAGATTTTAGCTGAGGGATGCACGTGTACATATTATACAGAAAAATAACAAGTAAAAATTCTTGTTTTTGTAGGTTTGTAGTGTTCTATGTATTCTTCCTTTTGATACAAGTGGTATATAGCAGGTGGGAAAAGTCATTGAAAATAACTTTGTTATCGTGAAGCGCTTTGGACCTTTTAGAATGTTAGTCGTAGTGATGCATAAGAAAAGGACCACTTGGATCATTCTTAATCTCTATAGTAATGCATCTACTCAGAAGCAAACTTACAAGGAGGAACCATGCAAATCTTTGATACTTTTGCCGGCCTTCAATATTTTAAATACTTCTTCTCCTTCTGTTGCCAATTTTCATTAGATCATCTGTTTTTTGTTATGATTGAGTCTGCACTATATTGACCACGTCTTTGCAGAATCAGCCAACTGGCCTGTTTAGCATTAGCTAGACCCTATTCATACTTTGTTAGCAAAATGCCAATTACCAATCATTTCATCATTACATACTGAAGAGGTCTAAGCTAAAAGAGATTTCAGCTTTTTTAGTCCCTTCCACCTGAAATGATTCCAGTTACAAAATGGGTAATCTTGAGCATATTCTTTCACATGTTATTAGTACTGTCAAATTCAGAAACTTTCGAAGTGAGACAAGCACTGGTCAAGTTCATGAACGAGATTTCTCTTGGAAATATCTCAAAAGATGTAAACTTTGGATGGAATTTATCATCTGATCCCTGTACAAACAATTGGGAGGGCATAGCTTGTGATACAGGAAATCAACATGTAAAACACATCGTTCTTGATCAGAAGAATCTCACTGGAATTCTTGATGCTGCTTCTGTCTGTGAGGCTACTTCCCTTGCTGTACTAAGCTTGAATGAGAACAAAATTATTGGACTTTTACCACAAGAAATATCCAACTGCAGGCGTCTCACACACTTGTATTTGCATGGAAATAAATTCTCAGGCAGTCTTCCAAGCTCTCTTTCGCGATTAAACAATTTGAAAAGGCTTGTTCTTTCAGACAATGCCTTCTCAGGGCAGCTACCTGATATGTCAAGAATCTCAGGGTTGCTAACTTTTTTGGCTGAAAGAAACCAGCTAACAGGGCAAATACCAAATTTCGATTTTTCCAATCTTGTAGATTTCAATGTCTCCTACAATAATTTAACTGGTCCAGTTCCTGATGTCAAGGACCATTTTGATTCCAACAGTTTTTTGGGTAATCCTGGATTATGTGGAGTGCCATTGTCAAACACATGTCCACCATCGCCATCGCCACCTCCTCCTCCAGTTTctaagaagaagaaaatctcatTCCTTATCTATCTTGGCTATGCTATTCTTGGGTTGATTATCATATTTCTACTTGCATTAAAGCTTTTTAAGTGCATCAGGAAGAAAAAGAGCAAGAGTACTGCTCTAAAGGATCAGACCAAGAACAATAGCCCTGGTGAGTCAAAGGCTCCTGGAAACAGGTCAGAATATTCAATAACATCTCCAGAAAACTCAATGTTCTCAGCATCTTTTGAAATCCTTTCAAGTCCTATGGCTAACAAATTGAGATTCGAGGATTTGCTTCGAGCTCCTGCTGAACTGATTGGTAAAGGAAGACATGGAAGTGTTTACAAGGTCAAAGCTGATGGAGGAGTAACATTGGTAGTAAAGAGGATCAGAGGTTGGAATATTTCGAAAGATGATATCAAGAAGAGGATGCATGGAATACATAGAATGAAGCATCCTCATGTGTTGCCCCTTATTGCTTTCTACAGTTCCAAGCAAGAGAAGCTAATAGTTTACAAGTACCAACAGAATGACAATCTCTTCAAGCATCTCCATTGTAAGTTTATCATTTGTAAACATAATTATTCTCCCTTCTAGTAAATCAATTTTCGCTTGGAGTCCAGGCCCTAGAAGAGTAATAGGCCACCCTACAAGACCTATGAAGAATTAAGGgaagcccggtgcactaagctccagCTATGCGTTGGGTCCGGGGAAGGCCGGACCAcaaaggtctattgtacgcaTCCTTACCatgtatttctgcaagaggctgtttccacggcttgaacccgtgacctcttGGTCACATGACAGTAACTTTACCGGTTACGCCAAGACCTATGAAGAATTGATTACACTAAAGGAAAATATAAAAGAACTATAGGCCACTTTCCAGATTCAGGGTCCATCCAAGTCAAAATCTCAGGTGCTCTTTGGTTGATGAAGTAGGATAGAACTAATTATTTGTTTGGCTAGCATATGGACATGCTTTCATTGGAATTTAACTTCCTGAACCTAGTTCCCGAAATAATGTCAGCATATCAGAGTTTTTCTTCTATTAAAAATAATTGATTTTTTGGTAATAATAGCATTTTATTTACCAAATCAAAACAGTACAGCTCAACGGAAGAAAAGAAATCTGAACCATGGACATAAGCCCCATCATAAGTAGCACCTCAACTAACTATATCAGCAGTTAACTCCCCTATACAAAAACTAGACTCTCAGCAGTCAGCTCTCCTTCAAGTCCCACAGCTCTAAATGTGTCTATTCCTTCGACAACACAATTCATCTCTTTCCAGAGAGAGCAAAGACACACCCAGTCAGCGCCATTCTGTATAGTTCAGCTCTTGCATTCCTACTCTGGCATGTGT
This sequence is a window from Nicotiana sylvestris chromosome 3, ASM39365v2, whole genome shotgun sequence. Protein-coding genes within it:
- the LOC104234322 gene encoding probable inactive receptor kinase At2g26730, whose product is MIPVTKWVILSIFFHMLLVLSNSETFEVRQALVKFMNEISLGNISKDVNFGWNLSSDPCTNNWEGIACDTGNQHVKHIVLDQKNLTGILDAASVCEATSLAVLSLNENKIIGLLPQEISNCRRLTHLYLHGNKFSGSLPSSLSRLNNLKRLVLSDNAFSGQLPDMSRISGLLTFLAERNQLTGQIPNFDFSNLVDFNVSYNNLTGPVPDVKDHFDSNSFLGNPGLCGVPLSNTCPPSPSPPPPPVSKKKKISFLIYLGYAILGLIIIFLLALKLFKCIRKKKSKSTALKDQTKNNSPGESKAPGNRSEYSITSPENSMFSASFEILSSPMANKLRFEDLLRAPAELIGKGRHGSVYKVKADGGVTLVVKRIRGWNISKDDIKKRMHGIHRMKHPHVLPLIAFYSSKQEKLIVYKYQQNDNLFKHLHSSQGSQTFDWASRLGIAASVAEALAYMHEGLQNDDIPHGNLKSTNILLNEDMEACISEYGLMVNNQDQSFVVQSDHSIREDDSVAISARNAFKMDVYSFGVILLELLTGKPVQASGNYLARWVNSVVREEWTGEVFDKSLIRDGANEERMINLLQVALKCINPSPDARPNMKEVALIINSIKEDDEKSLSIFSSEV